A single genomic interval of Primulina huaijiensis isolate GDHJ02 chromosome 7, ASM1229523v2, whole genome shotgun sequence harbors:
- the LOC140981597 gene encoding uncharacterized protein, whose product MAGRPPRRNCKPRYASKNHVNEEDNGPPPGFSLNEADLIAIATIVVTTLQGLVNPNTNQPPPPPPPPQHGIKFLYESLRKNRCPKIQWSCRPRKGVKHPNSISLAVYQPANFFDLMGTAIRAEIDIQRREGENKNNRPLNSQPYQGGNKFKKPNHSGGPPTRQLSSTNYQGLKPCTKCSFRHTRECRRANGVCFGCGKSSHRIAECPTATNQATWPNRGNGPSMGADPNKPRENKPNARVFAITQEEANDANEVVSGTIIIQKVSVYALFHYGVTHSFMSKRFAKKLGCKSEKLTKPFRIVTPTSRAIETHEIYRDCKISISNQTFRADLIQMIMIDFDIILGMDWLAKNNAIVDFKREIVKLQTPGQEEEVVYDGKSKERKSLLSASQVWRAMKSGEDIYLTMISEVKEEFELKLEDIPMLKVKAEDIPKKAFRTRYGYYNFIVILFGLTNAPAVFMDLMNRVLKPFLDQFIVVFIEDILVYSPDETSHEEHLHLALQTLKENELYAKFSKCEFWLRSVSFLGHVISKAGVYYQKFVEGFSSIAVPLTKLTQKNSKFIWSESCEKSFLTLKEKLASKPVLILPAVNKDFTIYSDASKEGLLCVLTQERRVIAYASMQLKPHEHNYPTHDLELAAVVFALKIWRHYLYGAKCEIFTVHQSLKYLFTQKELNMRQRRGIELLKDYDLTISYHPSKANKVTDALSRKGPGKVTLASLLAQP is encoded by the exons ATGGCCGGTAGACCCCCGAGACGAAACTGCAAACCCCGCTATGCGAGCAAAAACCATGTCAACGAGGAAGATAACGGACCACCGCCGGGGTTCAGTCTTAATGAGGCAGACTTGATCGCCATAGCCACGATCGTGGTTACAACACTGCAAGGGTTGGTGAACCCAAACACCAACCagccacctccacctccacctccaccacaACATGGAATCAAGTTTCTCTACGAATCACTTCGCAAGAACAGGTGTCCCAAAATTCAGTGGAGCTGCCGACCCCGAA AAGGGGTTAAGCATCCAAATTCAATCAGTCTAGCAGTCTACCAACCCGCCAACTTTTTCGATCTGATGGGCACGGCTATCCGAGCTGAAATTGATATCCAACGAAGAGAAGGGGAAAATAAGAACAATCGTCCTCTTAACAGCCAGCCGTATCAAGGAGGAAATAAGTTCAAAAAGCCCAATCATTCAGGTGGACCTCCCACAAGGCAACTCTCCTCCACGAACTATCAAGGACTCAAGCCATGCACAAAGTGCAGTTTCAGACACACCAGGGAATGCCGAAGAGCCAATGGCGTATGCTTTGGATGTGGGAAATCAAGCCATAGAATTGCAGAGTGTCCTACCGCCACTAACCAAGCAACATGGCCCAATAGAGGAAATGGGCCAAGCATGGGAGCAGACCCTAACAAGCCGAGGGAGAATAAACCTAATGCCAGGGTGTTTGCCATAACTCAGGAAGAGGCAAACGACGCTAATGAAGTCGTGTCAGGTACCATCATAATTCAAAAAGTGTCTGTTTATGCGTTATTTCACTATGGTGTTACACATTCCTTTATGTCTAAGAGATTTGCTAAGAAGTTAGGATGTAAGTCCGAGAAACTAACCAAGCCCTTTCGAATAGTCACACCTACAAGTAGGGCCATTGAAACTCACGAAATTTACAGAGATTGTAAAATCAGTATCAGTAATCAGACTTTTAGAGCCGACTTGATACAAATGATCATGATCGATTTTGATATCATCctaggaatggattggttgGCAAAGAACAATGCGATAGTAGATTTTAAAAGAGAGATAGTCAAACTCCAGACCCCAGGTCAGGAGGAGGAAGTCGTGTATGATGGTAAATCCAAGGAACGGAAGTCACTGCTTTCCGCATCCCAAGTTTGGAGAGCCATGAAATCCGGAGAAGACATCTACCTAACAATGATCAGCGAAGTAAAAGAAGAATTCGAGCTGAAACTGGAAGACATCCCGATG TTGAAGGTCAAGGCTGAAGATATCCCCAAAAAAGCCTTTCGAACCAGATATGGGTATTATAATTTCATAGTGATTCTTTTTGGCCTGACCAACGCACCAGCAgtattcatggatcttatgaataGAGTATTAAAGCCATTCTTGGATCAATTCATAGTGGTATTCATTGAAGATATCCTCGTCTATTCTCCTGACGAGACGAGCCACGAAGAGCACCTTCACCTTGCTCTGCAAACCCTAAAAGAGAATGAGCTCTATGCTAAGTTTagcaagtgtgaattctggctaaGAAGTGTGTCCTTTCTAGGACATGTGATCTCGAAAGCAGGAGT TTACTACCAAAAATTTGTCGAAGGGTTCTCCTCGATAGCCGTACCGTTGACAAAACTCACACAGAAGAATTCTAAGTTCATCTGGAGTGAAAGTTGTGAGAAGAGTTTCCTGACATTGAAAGAGAAACTCGCATCCAAGCCAGTGTTGATCTTGCCCGCAGTGAATAAAGATTTCACTATCTACAGTGACGCATCTAAGGAAGGTCTATTATGCGTACTTACACAAGAAAGAAGGGTGATCGCCTACGCATCAATGCAGTTGAAACCACACGAGCATAACTACCCTACGCATGATCTTGAACTAGCAGCGGTTGtctttgccttaaagatttggaggcactacctcTATGGTGCTAAATGTGAAATCTTCACCGTCCATCAGAGCCTAAAATACTTGTTCACCCAGAAGGAACTTAATATGAGGCAAAGGCGAGGGATCGAACTTCtgaaggactatgacttgaCCATAAGCTACCATCCAAGTAAAGCAAACAAAGTGACTGATGCGCTAAGTCGGAAGGGCCCAGGCAAAGTGACTCTAGCTTCCCTCTTGGCCCAGCCATGA
- the LOC140981598 gene encoding uncharacterized protein: protein MVNKRIQKLLQNTRGRSRTADISNRGLNGQNESQVVTPPHSPSETTNTELELQHNVEHSEEGSSQRSQNTRGRTVMRDLLQIRPVPHKLTPEVWETLCDYWKKNESTSKINRENAHKKRRIHAQGRINIPTLEDKFFQENGVKPTRIELLELSCRSKKKGGAPIDDEAIRHEALLNEAVKRHLQDMPEGTDPRQVHEKAFSEVFGPEHSGRVRCLGAGALPSQVFPEQYKLSHCQGYDTASDVTEKFKEMEEKIKDMEAREAAREAQWEKERKAKEAEQEARLQAEMETREAQRQFEMEQSMRRMQEQQFQNFTRIMKSMMVGTSGGSRGPETLPA from the exons ATGGTGAACAAAAGAATTCAAAAGTTGCTTCAAAATACTAGAGGAAGATCTAGAACAGCAGATATAAGTAATAGAGGACTAAATGGTCAAAATGAATCACAAGTTGTAACACCTCCGCACTCTCCATCGGAAACAACAAATACTGAATTGGAGTTACAACACAATGTTGAGCATAGCGAGGAag GTTCATCTCAAAGGAGCCAAAATACACGTGGTAGGACAGTGATGAGGGAT CTTTTGCAAATTCGTCCTGTCCCTCATAAGCTGACACCCGAGGTTTGGGAAACCTTATGTGACTATTGGAAGAAGAATGAG AGCACTTCAAAAATTAATAGAGAAAATGCTCATAAAAAACGAAGAATTCATGCACAAGGACGCATAAATATTCCAACTTTGGAAGATAAATTT TTTCAGGAGAATGGTGTAAAACCTACTCGTATTGAACTATTAGAATTAAGTTGTCGCAGTAAAAAGAAAGGAGGTGCTCCTATTGATGATGAAGCTATACGACATGAG GCTTTGTTGAATGAGGCTGTGAAGCGCCATCTCCAAGATATGCCGGAGGGAACAGATCCAAGACAAGTGCATGAAAAAGCATTTTC CGAGGTGTTCGGGCCTGAGCATTCTGGGCGAGTTCGATGTTTAGGAGCTGGTGCATTGCCTAGCCAAGTTTTTCCTGAGCAATATAAGCTTAGCCATTGCCAAGGATATGACACTGCTTCGGATGTTACAGAAAAGTTCAAggaaatggaagaaaaaataaagGATATGGAAGCCAGGGAGGCAGCGAGAGAAGCACAATGGGAGAAAGAAAGAAAGGCAAAAGAAGCAGAGCAAGAAGCACGACTACAGGCAGAAATGGAAACACGTGAAGCACAAAGGCAATTTGAGATGGAGCAATCAATGAGGCGGATGCAGGAACAACAGTTCCAAAATTTTACCCGTATTATGAAAAGTATGATGGTCGGAACTTCTGGGGGATCTCGAGGGCCCGAAACGTTGCCAGCATAG
- the LOC140980114 gene encoding uncharacterized protein has product MIYWGENKNEQACKVCNLSRWKDLRKKTKKSSKGGKKCLLVKTPAKIFRYFPLKQRLQRLFMSTKTAKNMQWHSKKRVVDGILRHPADSQAWKAFDERHHDFASDVRNVQLGLAADGFNPFKNQSVSHSTWPIVLMPYNLPPWESMKSHSIILSTLIPGPKAPRNDIDVYLQPLLAELKDLWENGIPTYDACSKKMFQMHAALLWTVSDFPGLGCLSGWNTYAKNACPTCGDKTDALYLKNGKKWSFRGHRRFLSPDAEIRKMASYGKPELRELDLTPLSGSDVLKMTLNKNLMFGKSNASKPTVRIKTGSIEQMWRKRSIFFSLSYWEFNLIRHNLDPMHIEKNVCDNILGTLLNDPTKNKDNVAACRDLKILGIMKQLWLQKQPDGTDYFPTACYSLSKPEKKIFCSVLKDIRVPDGMSSDISKCVDVDRCRIMGLKSHDCHVIMEYFLPIALLRVLSKKLVAPLIILCEYFKAVCGKSLREDELQKAEEGIILALCQLERIFPPSFFTIMVHLVVHLAYEARVAGPVHYRWMYPIERYLGKLKNFVRNRARPEANIAEAYLADECVVFCSRYLEGDNSFYINETRHKETSNFEFPSLPMFPQVGRPTKGRQVVTLDVKTLNQAHRYILSKCTMLNPYREEFRNELKRRHRYGRRPTNSELDGFVRMQFVDLFAKRVDRTNEQIDDLDLRALSCGPNSVAFRYHGFNINGFAFRTVESEQNKKKIRIAGSWCSLLMIMMITSQPIMVD; this is encoded by the exons atgatttattGGGGAGAAAATAAGAATGAACAAGCTTGCAAAGTGTGTAATCTCTCAAGATGGAAGGACTTGCGGAAAAAAACCAAGAAGTCAAGTAAAGGTGGAAAAAAATGTCTTTTGGTTAAGACTCCAGCCAAGATATTTCGGTATTTTCCTCTAAAACAAAGATTACAACGATTATTCATGTCAACGAAGACAGCTAAAAACATGCAATGGCATTCTAAGAAACGGGTTGTGGATGGAATTCTGAGGCATCCGGCTGATTCACAAGCATGGAAGGCATTCGATgaacgacatcatgactttgcaTCTGATGTTCGAAATGTACAATTGGGACTCGCTGCTGACGGCTTTAATCCTTTTAAAAATCAAAGTGTGTCACACAGTACTTGGCCCATTGTCTTAATGCCTTACAATTTGCCACCTTGGGAGTCCATGAAATCTCATTCAATTATTTTATCCACCTTGATTCCAGGCCCAAAAGCACCTAGAAATGATATTGATGTGTACTTACAACCTTTATTGGCTGAGCTAAAAGATCTGTGGGAAAATGGGATTCCGACATATGATGCTTGTAGCAAAAAAATGTTTCAAATGCACGCTGCATTACTTTGGACAGTCAGTGACTTTCCTGGTTTGGGATGTTTATCTGGATGGAACACATATGCAAAGAATGCATGTCCAACATGTGGTGATAAGACAGATGCATTGTACTTGAAAAATGGCAAAAAGTGGTCATTTAGAGGGCATCGTCGCTTCTTATCTCCAGATGCAGAAATTCGAAAAATGGCGAGTTATGGCAAGCCAGAGCTACGTGAGTTAGATCTGACACCGTTGTCTGGATCTGATGTTCTTAAAATGACTCTAAACAAAAATCTCATGTTTGGTAAGAGTAATGCATCAAAGCCAACCGTACGAATAAAAACTGGGTCAATTGAACAAATGTGGCGAAAAAGAAGTATATTTTTTAGTCTTTCTTATTGGGAGTTTAATTTGATCAGACATAATTTGGATCCCATGCatattgaaaaaaatgtttGTGACAATATCCTTGGCACACTTTTAAATGATCCAACCAAGAACAAAGATAATGTTGCTGCGTGCagagatttgaaaattttaggtATTATGAAACAATTATGGCTACAGAAACAACCAGATGGTACAGATTATTTTCCAACTGCTTGTTATTCTTTGAGTAAACctgagaagaaaatattttgttcgGTTCTTAAAGATATACGTGTCCCTGATGGTATGTCATCCGACATTTCAAAGTGTGTTGATGTTGATCGTTGTAGAATAATGGGCTTAAAAAGCCATGATTGTCATGTCATTATGGAATATTTCCTTCCAATTGCACTTCTTCGAGTGTTGTCAAAAAAATTAGTTGCACCATTAATCATTTTGTGTGAATATTTTAAGGCAGTGTGCGGAAAGTCCTTACGAGAAGATGAGTTACAGAAAGCTGAAGAAGGGATTATATTGGCTTTGTGTCAGTTGGAAAGAATTTTTCCACCATCTTTTTTCACAATAATGGTGCATTTGGTGGTACATTTAGCATATGAGGCAAGAGTAGCTGGACCAGTACATTATCGATGGATGTATCCAATAGAAAGATATCTTGGtaaacttaaaaattttgttagaaATAGAGCACGACCAGAGGCAAACATTGCAGAGGCATATTTGGCAGATGAATGTGTTGTATTTTGTTCTCGTTATTTAGAGGGTGATAACTCATTCTACATTAATGAAACAAGACACAAAGAGACATCAAATTTTGAGTTTCCTTCATTACCAATGTTTCCACAAGTAGGACGACCTACGAAAGGGCGCCAAGTAGTCACTTTGGATGTCAAAACTCTAAATCAAGCTCATAGATATATCCTTTCGAAGTGTACAATGTTGAACCCATATCGTGA AGAATTTAGGAACGAGTTGAAGAGAAGACATAGATATGGTCGTCGTCCAACTAATTCTGAATTGGATGGTTTTGTACGAATGCAATTTGTGGACTTGTTTGCAAAAAGA GTTGATCGAACAAATGAACAAATTGATGACTTAGATCTAAGAGCACTTTCATGTGGTCCCAATTCGGTGGCATTCCGTTATCATGGGTTCAATATAAATGGTTTCGCATTTCGCACAGTGGAATctgaacaaaacaaaaaaaaaatcagaatagCGGGGTCATGGTGCAGTCTGCTTATGATAATGATGATCACGAGTCAACCTATTATGGTCGATTAA